A segment of the Raphanus sativus cultivar WK10039 unplaced genomic scaffold, ASM80110v3 Scaffold4202, whole genome shotgun sequence genome:
tcaatcttaataatactaaaccctaaatccttaaacAGTTaaacttaaaccctaaacccttagataaAATTTTAACCCTAGGTTTAGGATGAATCCAATGGTTCagggtttacccaaaggtttagtgtttaagatttatgatttaggattaaataaaaatacataaaatagtaatagtttcaaaagaaaaattaattttgttaacaCTGTcagcaaaatactaaaccctaaatcataaacactaaaccctaaaattttgGGTAGACCctgaacccttggataaataataaattctacggtttaagatttatccaaggatttagagtttagggttaatgatttagggtttaatgttattaagatttagttttttaatttttaggaTTTAAGTTTTAGAGTGTACCTAAAGGTTTAAGGtttgagtttagaatttagagtttaaggtttagtgttttggtgacggcgttaacaatattaaaaaagtttttttttggcaattataataatattttatttattttggaaacaTAAGATAGTTTGACaaattcttatattttgtttttttaaagatattgaaTCTAAAACAACtaaatcttattggttggtgaacctataAATTCAACCTAAGAGGTGAACTCAAGAATTTCTAGTAATTTATAGTCAACTTGTCAATTAAATGAGTTATTTCTTGGGTTCATCCCTTAGGTTGAACCTCTAGATTCACAAACTAATAGGATTGTGTTATTccatattcaatatctttttaaaaaagaaacaatttttttatttatataacttttttctaaatgaaaagataaaaataaataaaaatagtagtaattgccaaaaaaatgtttttttaatattattaacactGTCACCagaacactaaaccctaaatcttaaacattaaatcttaaaaccttggataaattataaatcctaaatcataaacactaaatagtaaatattaaaaatactaaaccttggataaatgataaactctaaatcataagccttaaacccttgggtaaaaccTACATTGTCCAGCAAGGAGGCAGCTGCCCCCACAAAAGTCTACAAATTAGTCTATTTGTATAAGAAACAATAAGCTTTCCGTAGCATTGTTGGTTTCAACCTTTGGCTTGTCCCCCTAGAGCACAGTTCGAACCTCCTCTAAAGCtacttatttccttttttttatgtccccacaaatttttttttcctgattCGCCACTGCTAAACGCTTAAACCCtttgataaatcataaaccttaaaccaTAAACCTAAACATTACATCTTGAAAATACTAAATTcttaatcttaaaccctaaacttctaattttttaacacagtcagcaaaacactaaaccataaatcctaaacactaaatcttaaacattataccctaaattctttggtaaaccataaactctatggtttaggatttatacaaggattaggattaagggtttagtatttttaagatttagtgtttataatttatggtttagaatttatccaaaagtgTTTCGGATATATGGTTTATAAAGAtggtgttaaaaaaattaaatgtttttttttggaaactattactatttttaatttatttttatcttttctattttaaaacataatataacctagtaaatattttatttaattttttaaaaaatattgaatatgaaataacaataTCCAATTGATTGGTGAACCTACAGGTCCACCCTTAGGGGTGAAACGAGgaaaaaatccaataaaacaAGAGTTATTCTTGGCTTCAGCAACCaatatgatttaattatttcatattcaatatattttaaaaacaaaataaaatattttcaagttatattattttttaaaataaaagttaaaaacaaataaaaataatagaagttgaaaaaaattgtttttaaaaatattttgaacatTGTTaggaaaatactaaaccctaaactcttgggtaaaccctaaatatttagataaatcctaaaacttaaataaaaaatcctaaacactaaattttaaaaaatttaaacccttaatcataacCTTTAAAGccttgaataaaaatatataaaagtagtagtagttgctaaaaaaaattaaattacttttaacattatcagcaaaacactatatcatatttaaatactaaacactaaatcttaaacactaaactctaaatctttggataaaccataaactctatggtttaggatttatcctgGGTTTAAAGTTCATGATTAatgatttattgtttttttaagatttagtgtttagtgtttttgatttaggatttaggatttatccaaaagtttttgatttacccaaagatttattgtttaagatttaggatttagaatttagggttttgcTGAcgacattaaaaatattaaaaaataatatttgttgtgactactattattattattattattatttttaaaaaacataatataagttgacagtatttaaaaaaaaatataaacctatatatattcattatagGATATAAACTCAAgaataattcattaaataagCATCAATTAAGGAAATGAAATAGACTGCAAGGATTGTGTTACGCACAGACAAAGCTAAAAGTAGCTAATCAAAACTGGAACCATTCGATGTTCCGAGTCAAACTCCGCATGTCCCACCAAAAATCCATATGTCTTTTTCACATAGGACTTCAACTCTTATACATTTTTCAGTTTCTTTATAAATACTTCGCGAAACCTCAACTCACTAATAAACTCATCCcatatttaatcaaaaaaagAACAGCCCCTAAAAATGGCAAGCTTATCAGCTATTGCAATTTCCCTCCGCAACAAGGCACTCATCACTCCAAGAGTTTTCTCTTCCGTCCCGACAAGACTCATCCATGTaatctattttgtttttcttatgtatCCATGATAAGATACGTGTAGTTAACCTTCTCTGTTCTTGATGATTTGACTAAATTATTCAAAGGGGAGTACGATGAAAGAAGCTTCCGTCTGTGACAAAGCCACCGAGGCTCAACAAAAGGTATCACATTTTCCTAAGAACTTCACCTCGgtttatatttaactttttttttttttataaactggctttcaaatataaatgcagaaagaaataaaaacatttacaaGCCCACAGCTTGTAAACGTTTTTAATTGGGTTCTCAATTATGGTCGTTGTTTACTTTTCAATTGGGTTCTCAATTATGGGTCTTATGTTCTCTTGTTTAATGGGCTACGCCCGGTTATATTTAACTTAGGAATCAATTGTTTTAATcatacactagattttgacccgcgcttttgaagcgcggaatattttacgatgaaaaatttcactaataatttaacaaatattttggtaatttttaaagagtgtgtatttaaaatatttttgcatttaaatcagtatttttaaattcaacccgattgtgattataccggttaatccggagatctgacaatttaatttatgtttttaaaatattcatattaaaaaatcactaaaacctgagactaaccgattgaactgatggacgaccgatatgtaatctaattagatttaaattgtaatagtttcataatttgtaatcttatgatcgaaattttaaagttcactattttgtaatttatgaaattataacgtttctacaaaattctaaagagaaaatgatagatataaaataactaagattaattattgtattatttagaaacattgatagtaatataaaaaaatatattgttttgaaatattgatagtagtataaagaaataagtatattgtttggaaacattaatagtagtataaaaaaataagtatattgtttgaaaacatggatagtaatataaagaaataaacattagtgatttaatgtatgtttaactataaagtataaaatgtgtatttaatttaaaaatttacaaaataaatgttaggtccaacagaatgtttctgttttaataagatagatattacTGCGCTTGCAtatccaaattttaaatattttgaaagtatattttccaaaaaaaaaaagaaagtataGCATCCAGCTTGTGTTTGACTGTGCGTTTATAAGAACCaaacatattttgtttaaaattttaaaactgcGATCGAGTTCGTTTAGAAACAGAAAAAGTACAGAGAAAGATAAAATCAGATGGATACGTATACcatagagagagaaaaatgatgtatatacatatatgtgtttgTGTGTGATTTGATTCCACTGTATCGTTTCACAAACGGATTTCAAATAACCAATTTTATTGGATTATGTAGGTGGCCAAGAAGGCGGACGAAGGAGCACAAACCATCTCCGAGGCCGCCGGTAACTTGAAGGATAAGGCGAAGAACACTGCAGAGGAGGCCTGGGATAAGGTGAAGGACACTACAGAAAAGATCAAAGATACCGTCACAGGAAAAACTGAGGAAACCAAGGAGTCTATCAAAGCCAAAGCCAAGACCGTCGAGAAAAGCATGAATACCAAGAACCTCAAATAATAAACATACTGTCAGTTTTAAGTTATCcataaatcaaataattaattttaagaaacaaatcaaataaaatgtaCTTACGTAATGTATGGAGCTTGGTTCAGTATGTTTACACCTGGTTttgtattaacaaaataaattactttATCAGGTAAGAATAAATCTGGGGTTATCGAACATGTGGAAATTTATGTTTGTTATAATATATTCGTAAaataataagtaataaatagGCATGGGCACAATATCCGGATCCGAAGTACCGACCcgaaactgatccgaaaatcagggtcccgaacctgATTAGATCCGggataaatatccgaatgggttcTGAATTGCTATATCCAAAGAACCGGTcccaaacccgacccgaaccgagaaccgagtGAGTACCAGAAaatatccgaaatgtgaatacATGTATAAGAACacatgttataattatatttataattattttaatattttaaattaatattataagttaactatagtagttattttcagtacttttgagtatttttggataaaatatgatagtttggataaaagtttacccaaaaaaactgtatataatgaatatttttgttatttttgagtaatttagatacaaaaatttgaactgaaTCAGGTACTTTGATTACTTTGGATATAAATAAcggaacccgttttagatactttggttatttggttatttttcaggttcctatgcatgagaaccgaacccatcCGGAGCCGGAAggacccgactcgaacccaacccaaaattttataatatccgaatggaggttaatttcaaaacccgaaaaaccggaTACCCGAAAAAATCGATCCGtatccgaatgggtacccgaacgcctaGGCCTAGTAATAAGTAATCAATGGCCAACGCTAAGAGCTGGTGCcttgtgttttggtttaatgGTGAAACATGCCTCTATGGATACCTTCAAGTTTCGTCCCACGATCAAACTAGAAATTACATCATTTGGGTTCATTTTATGCTAAATGTGATTTGAACATAGGAATAGACTGTATGAATGTTACAAAAGGCTTTAATTActatttctaaatttattacTATTCAAATTAGAAAACTATAAGATATAATTAAGTTGGTTAATGGATGCATTTATGAACTTctttctataaatttttgtgTTGTCTTTCAGTAAAAAAATCCAGAGAAGTATCAACCAAAATATTATTCATTATAccatatttgagaagtgattttgctacATGTCTTCTATACAattattttgacaaaaataatatgacatggctattaaaattgatgacatgtcttatagattaatatgacatggacaattatatttaatattaatttattttttggtaaaccttttaaaatatggtaataactcatatattacatttattgttgatttatatttttggactttttaaaatatggtaataactcataaatcatcattaaaataaatatattcaattatggaatttcaaatttcgaaatatcatttaaattaaaaatatttcaaaaatatatacatatttttagaaatttataaaaattaaatcataaaatcaaattaaatcgtaaaatcattaatttcttatatatatctacagattttataaatgttgtttaattttaatttttgacaactatgcaattttacatatttatttaatatatttaattaaaataaatagatagaaaaatctacctaagattataatttaaatatatacatgcacattcttaaatacaattcaaaataaaaaaattgttttttatcttaattttaaagttcagttaaatcaaatttatattaaaatattgataagaaaaagaaaatttataatattaataaaaattaaatataatttatatttatctgttaaaaaatattttaaattttttttactgcacatggtgcagaaaaacacctagttaaaaatgtattatttactTTCAGTTCtgtttatatttaattggtATCAAATCTATATAGAAGTCAATGAAACCAAGAAGAACTTCCACCGGAAGAAAACAGTCAAGGCAAACCCAACTACGACAATAGCAAGCACTGCACCTTTTACGATCGAAAAAGTCATTCCACATATGAATGCT
Coding sequences within it:
- the LOC130507230 gene encoding uncharacterized protein At4g13230-like; this encodes MASLSAIAISLRNKALITPRVFSSVPTRLIHGSTMKEASVCDKATEAQQKVAKKADEGAQTISEAAGNLKDKAKNTAEEAWDKVKDTTEKIKDTVTGKTEETKESIKAKAKTVEKSMNTKNLK